Genomic window (Melioribacteraceae bacterium):
TACACGCATGATTCAGAATCACGCTTGGCGAAACAGAATTCCATATTTAATGGAGTCATCATTTTCACAAAAGAAAATGAAATATTAATTCAACCATTTAGAGATGAACAATACTACGAAATGTCGAAAGATGAATCGGCAGTGTTGCTAACCGGTCCTCTTCTATTAATTGATTCGGCAAAAGTAAAACTTCCTGTTGGTGATTTTCCTAAAAGAAGAAATCCCCGAACATTTTTCTGTTTAACCGATTCTTATGTAATTCTAGTAACTGTTGATGGTAGAAGCGAAAAAGCTTATGGAATGGACCTTTTTGAAGCACAAGAATATTTATTGAGTATAGGTATAAAATACGCTATAAATTTAGATGGGGGCGGCTCTACAACAATGTGGTTAAAAGATAGAGGTGTTGTAAATAACCCCAGCGACAAATCAGGTGAAAGACCGGTCTCTAATGTGCTGTTAATTTTGGATAAGAAGAATAATTAATGGGGAAAATAATTTAGAGCAAATTTGCCTAATAACAATCTGGTTTGAATACATACCCAGTTTACTAGGGCAATTTCCAGACAATTTTTAATTTTTGATATTCACTAGATGGAAGCTGGACCAACAGCGGAAACTTTTCCTCATCCAACCATTTAATCATCTCGAAAAGTAAATCCTCACTTAAAACTGCGCATCCAGCGGTGGGGCTATCTTTGCTATCAGTAATGTGAAAAAATATACATGACCCACTCCCCTTAATTCTCGGTTCCCTATTATGATTAATCACAACACCCCATTTATATAAATTGTTGGATAGTTTCATTCTCTCCCTACTTTTCCAATCG
Coding sequences:
- a CDS encoding phosphodiester glycosidase family protein, with the protein product MGHKIKYSLLLIVILCLQIVAQVSKPFNFNQVIEKDSLLFKQISTDSLLESKQIISILAFQKNPGSRYKLEFSYDSKILMPTSKFAESRNAVAAINGGFFDMKKGGSVSYFELNDSIINYTHDSESRLAKQNSIFNGVIIFTKENEILIQPFRDEQYYEMSKDESAVLLTGPLLLIDSAKVKLPVGDFPKRRNPRTFFCLTDSYVILVTVDGRSEKAYGMDLFEAQEYLLSIGIKYAINLDGGGSTTMWLKDRGVVNNPSDKSGERPVSNVLLILDKKNN